ATCAGGTTGACTGGCGCCGACGTGTCATTAGAGTGTTCCGGCTCAAACGGCGGCAACCCCAGGAGTACCCCTTGGTGGAATCCGTGGCACAAGCCCTTGCACACTACGTTGATCACGTACGTTCTGATAGATCTTTCCCAGAAGTGTTTTTGAGTGTGCATTCCCCTTTGCGCCCAATGACTCGGGCAGCGATCTACAAGATCGTAAACAAGAAGTTCACCGCTCTCGGCATTGAGGCTGCACATCGCGGGCCTCATGCACTTCGCCATGCCTGTGCGACCCGTCTGATCAATCAAGGGTCGACCCTCAAGGAGATTGGTGATCACCTTGGTCACCAGACTATGCTGGCAACCCGGACATACGCGAAGGTTGACATGGTGGCACTGCGGCAAGTTGGGAATTTCGATCTGGGAGATCTGCCATGAAACTTGCAAACGCCATCGAGACGTATATCGAGTTTCAGAAATCGATGGGTCTGAAGTCTACGACAGCCCGACGCACTTTACGCCAGTATGCGTGCACGATGGGTGATGTGGATATTGACACTCCGGTAGCACACCAGGTGCTGTCGTTTCTTCAAGGCAAGGGTCCAGTCACTTCAACCTGGAGAGTCAAGTTTCGTCTGCTCTCGGGGTTTTATCGATATGCGATCAGCAGGGGATACGCCTCCTCATCACCGCTTCCCGCCGTCTATGATCTGCTGTTTCAGGCCACAGCCGAAACCTTGCAAACGATTGCCCGGGATCCGAAACATCTGGGTGCCGAGATCGGGTTGATTGCGATCCTGGCCACCTGGGGTCAGAACCTGCAGCATCATCCGCACCTGCACTGTGTAGTCCCCGGGGAGGACTGAGCCCACAGGGTGATCGCTGGGTGGCTTGTCGCCCGGGGTTCTTCCTACTGGTTCGCGTACTCTCCAGACTGTTTCGTCGGCTGTTTCTGATGCGACTGCAGGCAGCCTATGAGCGGAGAGAATTGCATTTCTATAACGGACTGGAGTCGCTGGGGTCCGGCGATCAGCCTGTTGATATGTTGAGATATCATTCTCCTCGCCAGACGGGTTTACGTTTCTCAGCAAAAGCACGTGCACCTTCCAGAGCGTCTTTCGAAGATGAAACAAATGTTTTCAACGGCCGTTGGCGCTCAAACATCTCACTTTGCGGCCAGTCCAGTCCTTCATTTACAATTTTTTTGGCGATGTGAAGAGCAAGTGGTGCGTTCTCGACAATACGTCTGGCGAGTTCAATCGACGTGCGAAGTGCAGTACCTGGCTCACATAATCTGTTAATCAAGCCAAACTCTGCAGCACGCTCTGCAGTAATCTGGTCTCCAGTCAGAATTAATTCCATCGCTATGTGATAAGGTAGCCTTCTAGGCAGACGAAGCATTCCTCCGGAACCTGCAACGAGTCCACGCTTGACTTCCGGCAAACCGAACCTGGCAACGCTTGATGCGACGATCAAGTCACACGCCAGCACCATTTCGAAGCCTCCCGCCAGAGCATAACCCTCAACAGCTGCAATGAGAGGCTTGGCAGGAGGCTTCTCCGCCAGACCACCAAAGCCTCTTCCCTCGACATGAGGGCGAGAGCGCGTGCTCGCAAAAGCTTTAAGGTCCATGCCGGTACTGAATACCTCATCCGTACCTGTCAAAATAGCAGCCCTCAGTGATGTATCGTTATCCAGTTGCTCGAAGGCGCGGGCCATTTCATGGGCACAATCGTGATTGACGGCGTTGCGAACTTCGGGGCGATTGATCTTGATGATAAAAATGCCTTCATCTGCGGATGTTATTATGTGCTTGTACATTATTAGCCAATGAATTCACTTGCATTTGAAAATAAAACTTCCACGTCACCCCATATTAGAGTGATATTTTAGGTGCAACCTAAAATACAATGCCTTTTTTATTTTTTACTCATCATGAATATAAAAAACACTTTGATTGTGGAGATTTCTATGGAAATATGAAGTTGTAAAGTTCTATCTCTTGACACATAATGCATCGACAATACTTATCCCTTGTCCTTTTGGATGGACAATGACTGGATTCACATCGAACTCAGAAATTACCTCATGAAGGTCATTTGCCAGGATAGAGAACCTCACAATAGCATCAACTAATGCCTCAACATCTGCCGGGGGATTTCCTCGAACTCCCGAGAGAATTTTTGAAATTTTCAATCGTGAAATCAATTCCCATCCTTTTTCTAAGGATAATGGGGCTGGAGCAAGAACAACATCTTCTAAAACTTCTGCGAAAATACCTCCTGCGCCTATCATGACTATCGGGCCAAAGTCTTTATCGACTTGAATGCCCATGATCATCTCGATTCCCTGACCTGCCATTGATTGAATAAGCATTTCTTCAATAACCAATGAGGGATCAAAATCCTTAACATTGTTAATTATTTTTTTATACGAAGCCTCAAGTTCAGCGTCGTTATTTATATTTAAAATAACGGCATGAGCATCAGACTTGTGCGCCAAATCTGAGCTGTGTGCCTTTAGGACGACTGGATAGCCAATCTGGGATGCAATGGCTCTGGCATCCTGGATATTTCTTGCAATTCCCTCATCAACAGAACTAATTCCGTATTTTCTTAAAATCTTCTTGGAATGAAATTCTGGAATAATTTTTTTTATTGAAGATTCAATTAATGAAACTGAATCTGATTTTGTGTTGCTATTAATAGAAGAAATTTTTGTGTTGTTCTTTTCAAAAAAATATGCCTTCCCATAATCCCTCAATGCATTTAGAGAGATCACACATCCCCGAATACTAGTGAAACAGTACAGTCCGAAGGATCTTAGAAGTTGAACAGACTCATCTGATGGAACAGTGTAACTGTAAATCAGAATTGTCTTCTCAACTGAGCGAATCAGCGATGCTATCCTTTCACCCTCGTTAACTAAACGCTGTGTGTTAGCCAATGACACAGCGAGAACGATGGCGTCAATATAATCAAACTGTATGACCATCTCAAGAATATCGGCTATTCCTTTGCCAAACATGTGCGCCGTAGTGTCTATTGGATTGATGACAGATCCAAATGATGGGATAAACTTGCTAAGTGCGTTCTGATGTTCTTTTGTCAGTATTGGGAGGTCATATTTCTCTTCACGCAACGCATCCGACATCCAAACTGCCGCACCTCCTGATGCAGATATGACCGCAACCCGGGTTCCGTTTGGTGTTGGGTTCTGAGTTAAAGCAGCAGTAATATCAAGGAGTTCGCTCTGATCATATCCTTGTATGACGCCACAATCTTCAAGAACTGCGTCAACTATTCGAGAAGAGCTTGCAATTGCACCTGTATGAGAGGCGATGGCACGAGTCCCTACATCCGTTCGCCCGGTTTTGATCATCACAATTGGTTTTCTAGATTTCAGCGCATTCTTTGCAATTTCAACAAATCTCTTGGGGTTAATAAAAGACTCGACATACATAAGAAGTGCTGCTGTGTCGTCCTGACCGAGCATATAGTCTGCATAATCACTAATTTCAAGATCAACCTGATTTCCGGTGCTTACAATATAGTTAAAATCCAGATTGACGAGTTTCCCGCGTTCGTAAAAAGAGAATCCAAGCCCGCCGCTCTGTGATATTAAACCTATGCTTTTATTGATTTTTACGTGCTTTATTTCCTGATTTTTGTTTTTTATGCGTATACCAGGGCTAAAAGTGGCGACTAGGTTGTTGTTTGCAGCATAAAAGCCTTCAGCATTCGGTCCACTTATTCTCATGGAATGATTTCTGAGAATATTCTTTAGTTCCAGTTGCAGATTTTTGCCTGAATTGCCTGCCTCTGAAAATCCAGAGCTTATGATGATTGCATAGGGAATATTGCATTCAGCGCATTGGGAAATTGACTCTAGAACAAGAGGGGCTGGTACTGATATAATTGCAAGATCAATTTTTTTTGATACCGAAGTCACGTCGGGATAGCATTTTATATCATTAACATATTCCCTTTTGTTATTTACTGGATAGATTGTGCCGTTATATCCGCAGGATACAATTGCATTCAGTATTTTTCCGCCTATTTTGTTCTTGTTTTCGCTTGCGCCAACTAGCACTATGCTTTCAGGATAAAAGAATTTTTTCATGCTTTCTATTTCAATGAAATTGATTGGCATGGGTTCCATCATTTCACAAATTAAACAACTTACATACTAAATGGTTAAATTAAATATGATGGAACCCGTATTTCGGCTAGCATTTTCTGTAGGCCAGCCAAATGTTAATTATTTTAATTCAGTCACTGATGCTTTAGTAGAGGCAGATTCGCTTCCTTGACCAGATCATCAGCAATCTTGCGTTCCTTATGAATTGCCGCGGTCATTTCTTCCGGACTCATAATCATAGGTTCTTGATATACATTCATAAGATGCTGAACAACGGCCGGGTTCTTCAGGGAGTCGTTGAGCGCTGTGTTCAGTTTCTTTCCCACAGAGGTCGGTAGGCCAGCTGGCGCCAGCAGACCGTACCATATATACATATCAAAATCTTCCATGCCTGGAGTTTCCGAGATACTGGGGATGTTTCGGGCCTCGGTTATTGATGTGCTCCTGGTCGTTGCAATGGTTCTTGCTTTATCGCCGTCTACGAGTGGATATGCAACTGAAGGCGCTACTAGGGCCATATCAACGCGTCCTGAGCTTAAATCACTAACGACCGTTGCGGCTCCTTTATAAGGGATCTGGGTTATATCCACGTTTCCAGTAAGATTTAGCCATTCAATTGCAATCTCATTCGCGAACCCCACTCGTGCGGCATTTACTTTGTTGGGGTTTTCTTTTGAATATGCGATAAGATCGGCGGTGCTTTTTATCGGACTATCTGGAGAAACAGTCAATATGTGAGGAAACCCTGATACTCCACCTATTGGCGTGAAATCTTTATCATAATCATATTCCACAGACTCATATCGCGCTGGGCCATGTGTAAAAAATGCATTTGCCGTCACCAATACTGTATAGCCATCTGGGTTTGATGACATAAGCTCCTTTGCTGCTACCAGACTGCTTGCCCCCGGCCTGTTGCTCACCACGATTGGCTGGCCTAATTCCTTGCTCATTTGTTCTGCAATGGTTCTGGCTGCAAGATCAGTGGGACCCCCGGCAGCGTAGCCAACAATTATTGTTATGGGGCGCTGCGGAAAGTTATCCTGTGTATTTGCAACTGCTATCCCCAATACTCCGAGTGAGGCTATAGTACAAAAAGTAAGGCCACAATAACTTAATAATTTTCTCTTGTAATTCATGTCATCCTCTCTTTATCTCTTATTATTTTTTTAATATAAAAAAACTAATTCATGCGGCTTCTGTGTAGATTTTCTGGATTTGGATGGATCCTCCTTTTTTATTAAATTAAAATTTATATATTTTTTAGAAAATATTTTATTTTTGAGATTGATGCGATCAGATATTTATAATCTGATCGGTAATAAATTCTTTCCATTCCAGAGAATGCTGGATTTTATTTGGATTTGTTGCTCTTGTGAATTATGCTGAATTTTCTATGGACGTCAGAAGCGCCGTAGTTTTCCAGTCGTATCTTGGAAAGTGGCTTATAGCAAAAAATTATCTTAGTGCGGTAAAGGTATCATACAGTTTTGCTTTCAGCAATTCTGTTGGTCCACGATATGAGATATTTCTTATTCGTGACCTTTTGTTTTTCAGGAATGTCGTGGCTGCCTTTTCAATTTTTGATTTTCCATTTATTTGAAACTTTCAGGCTTGTATGCCCGCGTTTCTTTGTTGTTCTTCTTAAACAAACGTGGGAAATCCCCCGACTGCTGTGCCGGGGTGGCAGTAGGGCGCCTCGAATAACCTACCACTATGCTCGGATGCGTTGCGTAAGCAACTGATCTATAAAGAGCAGGATTCCTGGGAATGAGGTTTTTCGAGGTGCACAAGGTTAGTACTTGGTGAAATGCCCCCTGCGTCACAATACATGTCCGGTCATTTAATTTCTTTTTCTTAAATCAAAAGAGGGGCGGATGGAGTGAAAGTCATGCCATCCTACAGTGATGAATTCAAGGCCCAGGTTGTGCGCAAGATGATGCCACCGAACAGTCAGAGTGTGAGTCAGATCAGCAAGGAGATGGGCATCTCTGCACCAACCTTGTATGCTTGGAAGAATCAGTATCGTGCCAAGGGACATGTTGTGCCTGCCAAACCATCCAGACCTGATCAGTGGGATACCCGTTCAAAGCTGGCTGCGATCATTCAGACCGCATCCATGAATGAAGCCGAGCGCAGTGAGTACTGCCGTGCCAACGGTTTGTATCCGGAACAGCTCGATGCGTGGAAAGCTGCGTTGGAGTCGGCTGATCTGGATGGCCAGCCTACGAGCAAAGCTGACTTGGCAGCCGAACGCAAGAAGGTCAAGCAACTTGAACGTGAACTGAACCGAAAGGACAAGGCGCTGGCTGAAACAGCCGCCTTGCTGGCCCTGTCAAAAAAAGCATCGGCCATCTGGGGCATCAAAGAGGAAGACTGATTCCGGTGGAGATGAAACAGATGGCCATCCAGTTGATTGATGAAGCGGTTCAAGCCGGTGCCCGTTACGCACAGGCCTGTAATGTGCTGGGTTTGTCTTGCCGAACCTTGCGACGCTGGCACCAGGACACTGACGATCTTCAGGACAAGCGTGGGCGGGTTAAACGTATACCTTCCCACGCTCTGACAGATTGGGAGAAGCGACGGATTCTGGAGGTGGCCAATCAGCCTGCCTACAAGAGCTTGCCACCCTCGCAGATCGTGCCGAAACTGGCTGACCGTGACATCTATATTGCAAGTGAGTCGAGCTTTTACCGGGTCCTCAAAGAGCATGGTCAGAACAACCATCGGGGCAAGGCACAACCGGTTCGTAAGGTACCCAAACCGGCACCCGTTGTTGCCCGGGCACCCAATACCGCCTGGAGCTGGGACATTACCTTTTTACCGACACAGATACGGGGCCAGTTCCTGCGTCTGTACATGATGATCGACGTCTACAGTCGCAACATTGTCGGATGGGAGATCCACGAGGATGAGCGATCCGAGCATGCTGCGCGCCTGATGGAGAAGGCCTGTCTGAAGCACCAGATCAAACCTGATCAGCTGATTCTGCACTCCGACAATGGCAGTCCTATGAAGGGCGCGACGATGCTGGCCACCTTGCAAAGGCTTGGTGTCGTCCCATCGTTCAGCAGGCCATCGGTATCCGATGACATTCTCGGAGGCGCTCTTCCGTACCTTGAAGTACGCACCCAGCTACCCGTCGACAGCCTTTGCCGACATTGAGCAGGCGCGCCAGTGGGTGCATCGATTTGTGACCTGGTACAACCGGAGCATGTCAAGGGGGTTGTCGCCTGAATCATGCAACAAATCGCTTTTTATCTTTGATCTGAATCTCGGCTTTCACCGCCTCCTCTCGTTCCGGGTTCAGGGTGACTGCACCGACCGGCGACCAGTTCCTGGTTTGTCCTGACCAACGGGCCGGATTCTTCCGTTTCTGTTGTTGGTACAGCGCATGGCGGGCATCCAGAATCTTGATGTCTTCACCACGATGCCGTTGATCCGGCGTGACGTGCTGGATGCCACTGTGGCGGTGCTCATGGTTGTACCAATGCACGAAGGTAGCCCCCCACTGTCGAGCGGTTTCCAGTGTGTCGAATCCCCGTGCAGGAAACTCGGGCCGGTACTTTGCAGTCTTGATCAACGATTCGACGAATGCGTTGTCATCGGACACCCTTGGGCGCGAGTACGACGGCTCGATACCAAGCCAGTGCAGCATGGCCAGCACCGATGTGGCTTTCAGTGTGCTGCCATTGTCACCATGCATGACGGGCTTGTCGGCCATGGCATGCACGCCTTCGGCGAGCGCCGTGCGTTTGAGCAAGGCAACAGCGTGACTCGAGTCATCCTTCTCATGGATCTCCCAGCCGATGATCTTTCGGCTGTAAAGATCAAGAATCAGATACATGTAGAACCAGTGTCCCTGCACGTGTGTAGGCAGATAAGTCATGTCCCAGCAGTAGACCTGACCCGGTCGCGTTGCCACGTGCGTAGTGGGTCTCCTGGAAGGCTGTGGCGGGCGTGTACGGCCTCTGTGGGTGGTCTGCCCGTGTTGTCTGAGTACACGAGAGATCGTGGCCTCAGAGCCGATATAAACACCTTCGTCAGCCAGCATCGGCACGATGCGCGCAGGCGGACAGTCAGCAAACCGGCTTTCATTGGCCACGTCCAGAATCCGTTGACGCTCCTGTGGTGTCAGCGCATGGGCCGGGGTCGGTCGGGCAACAAGCGGACGACGATCACCTACCGTGAGTTTCTCTTGATCACGTTTCCATCGCTGCAGCGTCCGGATGGTCAGGCCCGCCAGTGAGCAGGCACGGTCAAGCCTGGCCCCTTGCTGATGGGCTGAATCAATGTGCTGGACAAGTGTCTGGCGATCTTTCAGGGCAATCATTCGTCCTCGCCCCTGTCCTTTGGAAAGATCGCCGAGAGCTTTTTTGAAAGCACCAGCAAGGCGGCAGTTTCTGCCAGTGCTTTGTCCTTGCGATTAAGATCGCGCTCGAGCTCCCGGATCCGCTTGCGATCGACCTTGGATCGCTGGTCGTTAGCGCTCGCCTGATCCTGCGGATCGGCCAGCGACTGGGTCGCTGTCTGTCGCCATTGGTCAAGCTCCTGGGGGTAGATGCCTTTCTCCCGGCACCACGCATTCTTGCCTGCCTCGTCCATGGCTGCGGTGACGAGCACCGCCTCGAATCGAGCCGCCGCTGACCATGCCCGCTCGCGAGCGGGCATGGTCAAAGCTTGCGCACGCCAGCGCTCAAGGGTTTGAACAGAAATACTCAACTCACGAGAAACCGTTTCCAGCGAAGCGCTCTCGGGAGGCAACAACCGTGCCACTGCTTTGTCTTTAAATGCTTGTCCGTATCTGGCCAATTTGATCTTCCAAAACCACCCTCGGGTTCAAAACTTATCGAGGCGACAACCATTCTGACGTGTGCCACGAAGCAGCCAGTGGCAGGATTTATACAGGCTGCATGCTGTACCCATGATGAGGGAAGGTCCCTCGACATCGCCATTCAGGTGGAGGTGTCAAACCGCCTCAAGCGGCTGCGGTCAAGAGTCGTGGTCGTGAGCGTTGAGGAAACGGCAGGCGTGACCTGTCAGGTATGAAACATTGAGACGAACGCAAGTGAACCGTTGATGAAGCATCGAAAAGTTATAAATGATGTCAAAACCGTGGTCATGTCAGAGACCCGGGACAAGGTCTGGCGAGTGCCTGATGATTGGCCAGACGGCATCCGGTGTATAGACGGCGTGACGCTGTTTCAGGCGTGGGTATGGAACGTGGGAACCTGTTGCTCTGATGGCAAGGGAGACGATCAAGCGGGCGCTCCCCGCAAGATCCAGCGTACCGATGCAGAGCGCAGGGAAGGAGTGACCCGTAGTAGCGTTGAAGCCGCTGTAATGGCGGTCGAGCCAAGGGGTCACGTCATTGGGTCTTGTTTGTTACGACAACCGCCTGGCGGGAGGATCTGATGAGCAAGACAAAACCTTTCGAAATCCCCAAACAGTGGGTCTGGGAAGCTTTCAAGCAGGTTCGCTCACGCAAGGGCGGACCGGGTCACGACGGCCAGAGTCTGGAGGCGTTTGAAGCCAATCTTGGCAATAACCTCTACAAACTCTGGAACCGGATGTGTTCTGGCAGTTACATGCCGCCACCTGTGTTGCTGGTTGAAATACCCAAGGCAGGGGGTGGTGTCAGGCCGCTGGGCATTCCGACCGTCTCGGACCGTGTGGCGCAGATGGTCGTGAAACGGTATCTGGAACCGGAGCTGGAACGGCACTTTCATGCTGACTCCTACGGGTACAGACCGGGTAAAAGTGCACTGGATGCCGTGGCAATCACGCGAAAACGCTGCTGGCGTTATGGCTGGGTTGTCGATCTCGACATCAAGGGTTTCTTTGACACGATCGATCATGAACTGCTGATGAAAGCAGTTCGTCGTCACACGCAAGAACGCTGGGTACTGCTGTACATCGAGCGGTGGCTGAAAGCCGACCTGATCCTGAGCGATGGGACACGGCGTACGCGCACTCTCGGCACCCCCCAGGGCGGTGTGGTCAGTCCAATACTTTCAAACTTGTTTCTGCACTATGTCTTTGACTGCTGGATGGACCGGAACTGGCCGGATACACCCTTTGCCCGCTATGCGGACGATGTGGTGTGTCACTGTGACAGTATGGAACAGGCCCAACAGTTGAAGGCAAGTCTGGAGGAACGCTTTGCTCAGTGTGGGCTGACGCTTCATCCCGAGAAGACGCGTATTGTGGACTGTCGCAAAGGCAACCCACCGGATCCTTATCCAAACCGCTCGTTCGACTTTCTGGGATATACCTTCAGAAATCGTCCGACCCGGGCCTACGATGGGTCCCTGTTTGTGGGTTTCAATCCGGCGGTTAGCAGGAAAGCCCTCAAAGCCATGGGCGCTCAGATTCGGAGCTGGAAACTGCACCGGAAGGTTCTGCACACGCTGGAAGGATTGGCGAGTGAGATCAATCCGGTGTTGCGTGGATGGATCGACTATTACGGAGGTTTCAATCATGCCGAGCTGGGTCTGTTGTTCAAACGACTTGAGGAGCGACTTGCAAGCTGGATACGACGGAAATACAAAAGTGTGCGCCGAAACCGCAAGAAATCCTGGGACATTCTCCTGAGCTTTCGTCAGCGGATGCCCAGACTCTTTGCGCATTGGCGTCTTCTGTATACAGGTCGCAAAGGTTCAATGACAAGAGCCGTATGACGCGAGAGTGTCACGTACGGTTCTGTGAGCAGCTCGGGGGGAAGTGCCCCGGGCTGACTCGACAAATACCGTCTGTCCTTGCCCACAGGGTGTCCGGTGAAAGGGATTCTGGAGCGGGTGACCGAACTGCTCTACCAGACACAGCGGCCACCCGCACCGGCCTGAGCGCAGACACGCGATCAGACAACCCTTTAAAAATTCAAAACCGAGACATCGGAGGTTGATGCACGCTTGTTGCTGACCCGTTCAGGCCGAAATCGGCGAAAGCAGGTAAGAAGTTGGCAAAATCCACTCTCCAATCTGCATGGCACGCGCAACGGAAAGTACGCGATCCAGCAATAACAGGATGTTCAGATTTCGCGCTGAGTGATTAAATCCTGTGGATGAAGATTCCACGGCATCAAGGCCTCATAGTCCTCGACAGTCTGCGCCAATGGCAGACGACGCAGGACGTGGCGCAACCACAGGTAGGGTTCGAACCCGAAGCCCTTGGCCGTCTCGACCAGGGAGTAGATGACTGCACTGGCATGTGCGCCAGCCGGTGTGTCACTGAACAACCAGCCCTTGCGGCCCACCACGAACGGGCGAATGGCATTCTCGACTGGGTTGCCGTCACTGGGCAGATCGCCGCGTTCGGTGTATCGCACCAACCGGCCCCAGAACTTGTCCAGATAAGCCAGCGCTGCACCCAGTTTGGTGCTCGGCGGCACCAGTGGCAGATTTTGATCGACCCACTGTCGAATCTCGTTCAGAATGGGCAGGCTGCGCCGCTGGCGAGCCAGGTATCGGTCTGCATCGCTGGCCTGACGCACGTCTTTCTCTATTTTGTAGAGACGAGCGATCATGGCCAGCGCCTGATCGGCCTTGCCGGATTTGCCTTTGTGCACGGCCCGGGCTTCGACAAACGGGCGACGCGCATGCGCCCAGCACGAGAGATGTTCCACACCAGGTGTTCGGGCCACGGCC
This sequence is a window from Orrella marina. Protein-coding genes within it:
- a CDS encoding crotonase/enoyl-CoA hydratase family protein; its protein translation is MYKHIITSADEGIFIIKINRPEVRNAVNHDCAHEMARAFEQLDNDTSLRAAILTGTDEVFSTGMDLKAFASTRSRPHVEGRGFGGLAEKPPAKPLIAAVEGYALAGGFEMVLACDLIVASSVARFGLPEVKRGLVAGSGGMLRLPRRLPYHIAMELILTGDQITAERAAEFGLINRLCEPGTALRTSIELARRIVENAPLALHIAKKIVNEGLDWPQSEMFERQRPLKTFVSSSKDALEGARAFAEKRKPVWRGE
- a CDS encoding transposase — encoded protein: MPSYSDEFKAQVVRKMMPPNSQSVSQISKEMGISAPTLYAWKNQYRAKGHVVPAKPSRPDQWDTRSKLAAIIQTASMNEAERSEYCRANGLYPEQLDAWKAALESADLDGQPTSKADLAAERKKVKQLERELNRKDKALAETAALLALSKKASAIWGIKEED
- a CDS encoding DDE-type integrase/transposase/recombinase yields the protein MAIQLIDEAVQAGARYAQACNVLGLSCRTLRRWHQDTDDLQDKRGRVKRIPSHALTDWEKRRILEVANQPAYKSLPPSQIVPKLADRDIYIASESSFYRVLKEHGQNNHRGKAQPVRKVPKPAPVVARAPNTAWSWDITFLPTQIRGQFLRLYMMIDVYSRNIVGWEIHEDERSEHAARLMEKACLKHQIKPDQLILHSDNGSPMKGATMLATLQRLGVVPSFSRPSVSDDILGGALPYLEVRTQLPVDSLCRH
- a CDS encoding acetate--CoA ligase family protein is translated as MPINFIEIESMKKFFYPESIVLVGASENKNKIGGKILNAIVSCGYNGTIYPVNNKREYVNDIKCYPDVTSVSKKIDLAIISVPAPLVLESISQCAECNIPYAIIISSGFSEAGNSGKNLQLELKNILRNHSMRISGPNAEGFYAANNNLVATFSPGIRIKNKNQEIKHVKINKSIGLISQSGGLGFSFYERGKLVNLDFNYIVSTGNQVDLEISDYADYMLGQDDTAALLMYVESFINPKRFVEIAKNALKSRKPIVMIKTGRTDVGTRAIASHTGAIASSSRIVDAVLEDCGVIQGYDQSELLDITAALTQNPTPNGTRVAVISASGGAAVWMSDALREEKYDLPILTKEHQNALSKFIPSFGSVINPIDTTAHMFGKGIADILEMVIQFDYIDAIVLAVSLANTQRLVNEGERIASLIRSVEKTILIYSYTVPSDESVQLLRSFGLYCFTSIRGCVISLNALRDYGKAYFFEKNNTKISSINSNTKSDSVSLIESSIKKIIPEFHSKKILRKYGISSVDEGIARNIQDARAIASQIGYPVVLKAHSSDLAHKSDAHAVILNINNDAELEASYKKIINNVKDFDPSLVIEEMLIQSMAGQGIEMIMGIQVDKDFGPIVMIGAGGIFAEVLEDVVLAPAPLSLEKGWELISRLKISKILSGVRGNPPADVEALVDAIVRFSILANDLHEVISEFDVNPVIVHPKGQGISIVDALCVKR
- the ltrA gene encoding group II intron reverse transcriptase/maturase; amino-acid sequence: MSKTKPFEIPKQWVWEAFKQVRSRKGGPGHDGQSLEAFEANLGNNLYKLWNRMCSGSYMPPPVLLVEIPKAGGGVRPLGIPTVSDRVAQMVVKRYLEPELERHFHADSYGYRPGKSALDAVAITRKRCWRYGWVVDLDIKGFFDTIDHELLMKAVRRHTQERWVLLYIERWLKADLILSDGTRRTRTLGTPQGGVVSPILSNLFLHYVFDCWMDRNWPDTPFARYADDVVCHCDSMEQAQQLKASLEERFAQCGLTLHPEKTRIVDCRKGNPPDPYPNRSFDFLGYTFRNRPTRAYDGSLFVGFNPAVSRKALKAMGAQIRSWKLHRKVLHTLEGLASEINPVLRGWIDYYGGFNHAELGLLFKRLEERLASWIRRKYKSVRRNRKKSWDILLSFRQRMPRLFAHWRLLYTGRKGSMTRAV
- a CDS encoding Bug family tripartite tricarboxylate transporter substrate binding protein, whose protein sequence is MNYKRKLLSYCGLTFCTIASLGVLGIAVANTQDNFPQRPITIIVGYAAGGPTDLAARTIAEQMSKELGQPIVVSNRPGASSLVAAKELMSSNPDGYTVLVTANAFFTHGPARYESVEYDYDKDFTPIGGVSGFPHILTVSPDSPIKSTADLIAYSKENPNKVNAARVGFANEIAIEWLNLTGNVDITQIPYKGAATVVSDLSSGRVDMALVAPSVAYPLVDGDKARTIATTRSTSITEARNIPSISETPGMEDFDMYIWYGLLAPAGLPTSVGKKLNTALNDSLKNPAVVQHLMNVYQEPMIMSPEEMTAAIHKERKIADDLVKEANLPLLKHQ
- a CDS encoding IS3 family transposase (programmed frameshift) translates to MARYGQAFKDKAVARLLPPESASLETVSRELSISVQTLERWRAQALTMPARERAWSAAARFEAVLVTAAMDEAGKNAWCREKGIYPQELDQWRQTATQSLADPQDQASANDQRSKVDRKRIRELERDLNRKDKALAETAALLVLSKKLFGDLSKGQGRGRMIALKDRQTLVQHIDSAHQQGARLDRACSLAGLTIRTLQRWKRDQEKLTVGDRRPLVARPTPAHALTPQERQRILDVANESRFADCPPARIVPMLADEGVYIGSEATISRVLRQHGQTTHRGRTRPPQPSRRPTTHVATRPGQVYCWDMTYLPTHVQGHWFYMYLILDLYSRKIIGWEIHEKDDSSHAVALLKRTALAEGVHAMADKPVMHGDNGSTLKATSVLAMLHWLGIEPSYSRPRVSDDNAFVESLIKTAKYRPEFPARGFDTLETARQWGATFVHWYNHEHRHSGIQHVTPDQRHRGEDIKILDARHALYQQQKRKNPARWSGQTRNWSPVGAVTLNPEREEAVKAEIQIKDKKRFVA